In Streptomyces alboniger, the following are encoded in one genomic region:
- a CDS encoding peptidoglycan D,D-transpeptidase FtsI family protein, with translation MSDREPPRRRVPGPARPARPGAPRRPAAAGRRPATRRPAAKAKPRTIRLGSPRPRLRMVSLGLTLVMLAFVVRLLQVQAVDADVYAAKAEKNRYFTHTLAAERGRITDRGGVELAASVDAYDITADPTLFTPKEARTKDAPEQAAALLAPILDKDVAELTKKLKKPNTRYVLLARRQTPQVWKQIKDLRGALAEKASVDPGSPNVLAGVLADPSSKRVYPNHDLAAGILGWVNADGEGGGGLERQLDKQLAGEDGKIRYAQSGGRQVPTAGSTETPAVPGSDVELTIDRDIQWAAQNAITEQVRKSKADRGYVIVQDTRTGEVLAMANAPGFDPNDLSKANGAALGNAALQDAFEPGSTAKVMSMAAVLEENVATPGTHVTVPNRLHRGDRLFQDDIDHPTWHLTLNGVLAKSSNIGTILATGQLGRTQQEANKVLYSYLRKFGLGKETGLGFPGETSGILAPAAKWSTSQQFTIPFGQGVSINAMQATSVYSTIANGGVRVEPTLVRGAKGPDGRFTPAPKPKKTRVVSDRTAKTVSQMLESVVDDEEGTGTKARIPGYRVAGKTGTANRVDPATGRYKGYTSSFAGFAPADKPRVTVYCAIQNATKGSYFGGQICGPIYKEVMEFALKTLQVPPTGSGPARLPVTFEP, from the coding sequence GTGTCCGACAGGGAACCCCCGCGGCGCCGGGTGCCAGGGCCCGCGAGGCCCGCGCGCCCCGGCGCGCCCCGCCGCCCGGCAGCCGCGGGACGCCGCCCCGCCACCCGTCGCCCCGCCGCGAAGGCCAAGCCCCGCACCATCCGCCTGGGCAGCCCCCGCCCGCGCCTTCGCATGGTCAGTCTGGGCCTGACGCTGGTGATGCTGGCCTTCGTCGTGCGGCTGCTCCAGGTGCAGGCGGTGGACGCGGACGTGTACGCGGCCAAGGCCGAGAAGAACCGCTACTTCACGCACACCCTGGCCGCCGAGCGCGGGCGCATCACCGACCGCGGCGGCGTCGAACTGGCCGCCAGTGTGGACGCGTACGACATCACGGCGGACCCCACGCTGTTCACGCCGAAGGAGGCGAGGACCAAGGACGCCCCCGAGCAGGCGGCGGCGCTCCTGGCCCCCATCCTCGACAAGGACGTCGCCGAGCTGACCAAGAAGCTCAAGAAGCCGAACACGCGCTACGTCCTGCTCGCGCGCCGCCAGACCCCCCAGGTGTGGAAGCAGATCAAAGACTTGCGCGGCGCGCTCGCCGAGAAGGCGAGCGTCGACCCCGGCTCCCCGAACGTCCTGGCCGGCGTCCTCGCGGACCCGAGCAGCAAGCGGGTCTACCCGAACCACGATCTGGCCGCCGGGATACTGGGCTGGGTCAACGCCGACGGCGAGGGCGGCGGCGGCCTCGAACGGCAGCTCGACAAGCAGCTGGCGGGCGAGGACGGCAAGATCCGCTACGCCCAGTCCGGCGGCCGTCAGGTACCGACCGCGGGCTCCACGGAGACGCCCGCCGTGCCCGGCTCCGACGTCGAACTCACCATCGACCGCGACATCCAGTGGGCCGCGCAGAACGCCATCACCGAGCAGGTCAGGAAGTCCAAGGCCGACCGCGGCTACGTGATAGTGCAGGACACCAGGACCGGCGAGGTCCTCGCGATGGCCAACGCCCCCGGCTTCGACCCGAACGACCTCTCGAAGGCCAACGGCGCGGCGCTCGGCAACGCCGCGCTTCAGGACGCCTTCGAGCCCGGCTCCACCGCCAAGGTCATGTCGATGGCGGCGGTCCTCGAGGAGAACGTGGCCACCCCCGGCACCCACGTCACGGTGCCCAACCGCCTGCACCGCGGCGACCGCCTCTTCCAGGACGACATCGACCACCCCACCTGGCACCTGACGCTCAACGGCGTGCTCGCCAAGTCCTCGAACATCGGCACGATCCTCGCCACCGGACAGCTGGGCAGGACGCAGCAGGAGGCCAACAAGGTCCTCTATTCGTACCTGCGCAAGTTCGGCCTCGGCAAGGAGACCGGGCTCGGCTTCCCGGGCGAGACGTCCGGCATCCTCGCGCCCGCAGCCAAGTGGTCCACCTCGCAGCAGTTCACGATCCCGTTCGGCCAGGGCGTCTCGATCAACGCCATGCAGGCCACCTCGGTCTACTCGACGATCGCCAACGGCGGCGTACGCGTCGAGCCCACCCTGGTCCGCGGCGCGAAGGGCCCCGACGGCCGCTTCACGCCCGCGCCGAAGCCCAAGAAGACCCGGGTGGTGAGCGACAGGACGGCCAAGACCGTCTCGCAGATGCTCGAATCCGTGGTCGACGACGAGGAGGGCACCGGCACCAAGGCCCGCATTCCCGGCTACCGCGTCGCCGGCAAGACCGGTACGGCCAACCGGGTCGATCCCGCGACCGGCCGTTACAAGGGCTACACCTCGTCCTTCGCCGGCTTCGCGCCCGCAGACAAGCCGCGTGTCACGGTCTACTGCGCGATCCAGAACGCCACCAAGGGCAGCTACTTCGGCGGTCAGATCTGCGGACCCATCTACAAGGAAGTGATGGAGTTCGCCCTGAAGACCCTCCAAGTCCCGCCCACGGGAAGCGGCCCGGCCCGCCTCCCCGTGACCTTCGAGCCCTGA
- the rsmH gene encoding 16S rRNA (cytosine(1402)-N(4))-methyltransferase RsmH: protein MTDNSRHVPVMLQRCLDMLAPALAEPGAVVVDCTLGLGGHSEALLATFPAARLIALDRDKEALRLSGERLAPYGDRATLVHAVYDELPEVLDRLDVPRVQGVLFDLGVSSMQLDEADRGFAYAQDAPLDMRMDQTTGISAAEVLNTYAPGELVRILRQYGEEKQAKRIVSAVVREREKEPFSNSARLVELIRDSLPQAAKRTGGNPAKRTFQALRIEVNGELSVLERAIPAAVKALAVGGRIAVLSYHSLEDRLVKQVFAAGATNTAPPGLPIVPERYQPRLKLLTRGAELPTEEEVAENRRAAPARLRGAQRVREDVG, encoded by the coding sequence TTGACCGACAACAGCCGACACGTCCCGGTGATGCTCCAGCGGTGCCTGGACATGTTGGCCCCCGCTCTCGCCGAGCCCGGCGCGGTCGTCGTCGACTGCACCCTCGGCCTCGGCGGCCACAGCGAGGCCCTCCTGGCGACCTTCCCCGCGGCCCGCCTCATCGCCCTGGACCGCGACAAGGAAGCGCTGCGCCTGTCCGGCGAGCGACTCGCTCCCTACGGCGACCGGGCCACCCTGGTGCACGCCGTCTACGACGAACTCCCCGAGGTCCTCGACCGCCTGGACGTCCCGCGCGTCCAGGGCGTCCTGTTCGACCTCGGCGTCTCCTCCATGCAGCTCGACGAGGCCGACCGCGGCTTCGCGTACGCCCAGGACGCGCCCCTGGACATGCGCATGGACCAGACGACCGGCATCAGCGCCGCCGAGGTCCTCAACACGTACGCGCCCGGCGAACTGGTGCGGATCCTGCGCCAGTACGGCGAGGAGAAGCAGGCCAAGCGCATCGTGAGCGCCGTCGTGCGCGAGCGCGAGAAGGAGCCGTTCAGCAACAGCGCGCGGCTCGTCGAACTCATCCGCGACTCCCTGCCGCAGGCCGCCAAGCGCACCGGCGGCAACCCCGCCAAGCGCACCTTCCAGGCCCTGCGCATCGAGGTCAACGGCGAACTGAGCGTCCTGGAGCGGGCGATCCCGGCCGCGGTGAAGGCGCTCGCAGTCGGTGGCCGGATCGCCGTCCTGTCGTATCACTCGCTCGAAGACCGCCTGGTCAAGCAGGTGTTCGCGGCAGGCGCCACCAACACCGCGCCGCCCGGCCTGCCCATCGTCCCCGAGCGCTACCAGCCGCGCCTCAAGCTCCTGACCCGCGGCGCCGAACTGCCCACGGAGGAAGAGGTCGCCGAGAACCGCAGGGCGGCCCCGGCGCGACTGCGGGGCGCCCAGCGTGTCCGGGAGGACGTCGGCTGA
- a CDS encoding septum formation initiator family protein, which translates to MSKKPELRGRAARLARLLPQGPNQAARTPFVLLVVLLLGGGLITLLILNSSLNEGSFQVSELKKETKDLTEEEQQLQRDVDSYSAPDALKRRADELGMVPGGDPAFLNPDGSVRGVPGAAPARPSALRPSAPRPQEVASPAASVPIPVRSPAEASAQASLPAQASAPARPSVQASLSARPSAPAPTAARTAAPQPTNPEPTNPGPTTTSGR; encoded by the coding sequence ATGAGCAAGAAGCCCGAGCTGCGGGGGAGGGCCGCCCGCCTCGCGCGACTGCTTCCGCAGGGCCCCAACCAGGCCGCGCGCACGCCCTTCGTCCTCCTGGTGGTCCTGCTCCTCGGCGGCGGACTGATCACGCTGCTCATCCTGAACTCCTCCCTCAACGAAGGCTCGTTCCAGGTGAGCGAGCTGAAGAAGGAGACGAAGGACCTCACCGAGGAGGAGCAGCAGCTCCAGCGCGACGTGGACAGCTACTCGGCCCCCGACGCCCTCAAGCGGCGCGCCGACGAACTCGGCATGGTCCCCGGCGGCGATCCCGCCTTCCTGAACCCCGACGGGAGCGTGCGCGGCGTGCCCGGCGCCGCTCCCGCCCGCCCCTCGGCGCTGCGCCCGTCCGCGCCGCGCCCCCAAGAGGTGGCGTCTCCCGCGGCCTCCGTCCCGATCCCGGTCCGGTCCCCGGCCGAGGCCTCCGCCCAGGCTTCCCTCCCGGCGCAGGCCTCCGCCCCGGCCCGGCCCTCCGTCCAGGCCTCCCTCTCGGCCCGGCCCTCCGCCCCGGCGCCCACCGCCGCGCGCACCGCGGCCCCCCAGCCCACGAACCCCGAGCCCACGAACCCCGGCCCCACGACGACCTCCGGCAGGTGA
- a CDS encoding DUF58 domain-containing protein, with translation MAAGGRPAGPAEDGRGGVRTALAGLTTRGRSFLAAGVAAAVCAYVLGQSDLLRVGLLLAVLPLVCAAVLFRTRYRVAGSRRLSPSRVPAGSEARVHLRMDNVSRLPTGLLMLQDRVPYVLGPRPRFVLDRVEAGGRREVSYRVRSDLRGRYPLGPLQLRLADPFGMCELTRSFSTYDTLTVIPRVESLPPVRLTGEAKGYGDGRNRSLALAGEDDVIPRGYRHGDDLRRVHWRSTARYGELMVRREEQPQRARCTVLLDTRGAGFRGAGPDSAFEWAVSGAASTLVHMLERGFSVRLLTDTGTSVPGEGSDGFAGASQESADAAGLMMDTLAVIDHSAEAGLSRAYDVLRGGNEGLLVAFLGDLDEAQAAVAAKMRQRSGSAVAFVLDSAAWALGPGGVPSGAGDARVRMLREAGWTALPVLPGASLTELWRQADHARTSAGPAPAAGTTTGGWA, from the coding sequence ATGGCAGCCGGGGGGAGGCCGGCGGGCCCCGCCGAGGACGGCAGGGGCGGGGTGCGCACGGCTCTCGCGGGCCTGACCACCCGCGGGCGTTCCTTCCTCGCGGCCGGCGTCGCCGCCGCCGTCTGTGCCTACGTCCTCGGCCAGAGTGACCTGCTGCGCGTCGGGCTGCTGCTCGCCGTGCTGCCGCTGGTCTGCGCCGCCGTCCTCTTCCGAACCCGCTACCGCGTCGCGGGCAGCCGCAGGCTCTCCCCCTCGCGCGTGCCGGCCGGTTCGGAGGCCCGCGTGCACCTGCGCATGGACAACGTCTCGCGGCTGCCCACGGGCCTGCTGATGCTCCAGGACCGGGTGCCGTACGTCCTCGGGCCCCGGCCCCGCTTCGTGCTCGACCGCGTCGAGGCGGGCGGGCGCCGCGAGGTGTCCTACCGCGTCCGCTCCGACCTGCGCGGCCGCTACCCGCTGGGTCCGCTGCAACTGCGCCTCGCGGACCCCTTCGGGATGTGCGAACTGACCCGCTCCTTCTCGACGTACGACACCCTGACGGTCATCCCGCGCGTGGAGTCGCTGCCGCCGGTGCGGCTCACGGGCGAGGCCAAAGGGTACGGCGACGGGCGCAACCGCTCCCTCGCGCTCGCCGGTGAGGACGACGTCATCCCGCGCGGGTACCGCCACGGCGACGATCTGCGCCGGGTGCACTGGCGCTCCACCGCGCGCTACGGCGAGCTGATGGTGCGCCGCGAGGAGCAGCCGCAGCGGGCCCGCTGCACGGTGCTCCTGGACACCCGGGGCGCCGGCTTCCGGGGCGCGGGCCCCGACTCGGCGTTCGAGTGGGCGGTGTCGGGCGCCGCGTCCACGCTGGTGCACATGCTCGAACGGGGCTTCTCGGTAAGACTGTTGACCGACACCGGCACCTCCGTGCCGGGCGAGGGCTCCGACGGCTTCGCGGGCGCGAGCCAGGAGTCGGCGGACGCGGCCGGGCTGATGATGGACACCCTCGCGGTGATCGACCACTCCGCCGAGGCGGGGCTCTCTCGCGCGTACGACGTGCTGCGCGGTGGCAACGAAGGCCTCCTCGTCGCCTTCCTCGGCGACCTCGACGAGGCGCAGGCGGCGGTGGCCGCCAAGATGCGCCAGCGCAGCGGCTCCGCGGTCGCCTTCGTCCTGGACAGCGCGGCCTGGGCGCTGGGGCCCGGCGGTGTGCCGTCCGGCGCCGGTGACGCGCGGGTGCGGATGCTGCGCGAGGCGGGCTGGACCGCCCTCCCCGTGCTCCCGGGGGCGAGCCTGACGGAGCTGTGGCGCCAGGCCGACCACGCGCGCACGAGCGCGGGCCCCGCGCCCGCCGCGGGGACGACGACCGGGGGCTGGGCATGA
- a CDS encoding AAA family ATPase — MTTYDDRASLTDLTTTAERVRRSVEGVIEGKPEVVRLSLTVLLAEGHLLIEDVPGVGKTMLAKALARSIDCSVRRIQFTPDLLPSDITGVSIFDQQRRDFEFKPGAIFAQIVIGDEINRASPKTQSALLESMEERQVTIDGQTYELPSPFMVVATQNPVEMEGTYPLPEAQRDRFMARVSIGYPGPEAELQMLDVHGGVSPLDDLQPVAHAHDIVKLIDAVRTVHVAESVRRYAVDLVAATRNHPDLRLGASPRATLHLLRAAKASAALSGREFALPDDVQALAVAVLAHRLLPTAQAQLNRRTAESVVLEILHHTPVPAAAQPGGGFFDQQPPGTRRL; from the coding sequence GTGACGACGTATGACGATCGAGCGAGCCTCACAGATCTGACCACGACAGCGGAGCGTGTCCGCAGGTCGGTGGAGGGTGTGATCGAGGGCAAGCCGGAGGTCGTACGGCTCTCGCTGACCGTGCTCCTCGCCGAGGGGCACCTGCTCATCGAGGATGTGCCGGGCGTGGGCAAGACCATGCTCGCCAAGGCGCTCGCACGGTCCATCGACTGCTCGGTGCGCCGGATCCAGTTCACGCCCGACCTGCTGCCCTCGGACATCACCGGTGTGTCCATCTTCGACCAGCAGCGCAGGGACTTCGAGTTCAAGCCTGGCGCGATCTTCGCGCAGATCGTGATCGGCGACGAGATCAACCGCGCCTCTCCGAAGACGCAGTCCGCGCTCCTGGAGTCCATGGAGGAGCGTCAGGTCACCATCGACGGGCAGACGTACGAACTGCCCAGCCCGTTCATGGTGGTGGCCACGCAGAACCCCGTGGAGATGGAGGGGACCTATCCCCTGCCCGAGGCGCAGCGCGACCGTTTCATGGCGCGCGTCTCGATCGGCTATCCGGGCCCTGAGGCCGAGTTGCAGATGCTCGACGTGCACGGCGGTGTCTCGCCCCTGGACGACCTCCAGCCGGTGGCGCACGCGCACGACATCGTGAAGCTCATCGACGCGGTCCGCACGGTCCACGTCGCCGAGAGCGTGCGGCGGTACGCGGTCGACCTCGTCGCCGCGACGCGCAACCACCCGGACCTCAGACTCGGGGCCTCCCCGCGCGCGACGCTGCATCTGCTGCGCGCCGCCAAGGCCTCCGCGGCGCTCAGCGGCCGGGAGTTCGCCCTCCCGGACGACGTGCAGGCCCTGGCCGTAGCGGTCCTCGCGCACCGCCTGCTGCCCACCGCACAGGCCCAGCTGAACAGGCGTACGGCCGAATCGGTCGTCCTCGAAATCCTCCACCACACCCCGGTCCCCGCCGCCGCCCAGCCGGGCGGCGGCTTCTTCGACCAGCAGCCGCCCGGCACGCGGAGGCTGTGA
- a CDS encoding beta-class carbonic anhydrase produces MTFFVPSHSGPSRSMTTNVFPMSTSASPSGHSPAEPIGDIAVGTVTDRLVAANERYAAGFTDPGMDARPVGRVAIVACMDARLDLHGALGLNLGDCHTIRNAGGVVTDDVIRSLTISQRALGTRSVVLIHHTGCGLESLTEEFRQDLENEVGQRPTWAVESFRDVEQDVRQSIQRVRTSPFLLHTDDIRGFVFDVKTGLLREIDPA; encoded by the coding sequence TTGACGTTCTTTGTCCCCTCCCACAGCGGGCCGAGTCGATCAATGACCACTAACGTCTTCCCCATGTCGACTTCCGCATCCCCCTCGGGCCACAGCCCCGCAGAGCCGATCGGCGACATAGCCGTCGGCACGGTCACCGACCGCCTGGTCGCAGCGAACGAGCGGTACGCCGCCGGCTTCACCGATCCGGGCATGGACGCCCGCCCCGTGGGGCGCGTCGCCATCGTGGCCTGTATGGACGCCCGTCTCGACCTGCACGGCGCGCTCGGTCTGAACCTGGGCGACTGCCACACCATCCGCAACGCGGGCGGCGTGGTCACCGACGACGTGATCCGCTCCCTGACCATCAGCCAGCGCGCGCTCGGCACCCGCAGCGTGGTCCTCATCCACCACACCGGTTGCGGCCTGGAGTCCCTCACCGAGGAGTTCCGGCAGGACCTGGAGAACGAGGTCGGGCAGCGGCCGACGTGGGCGGTGGAGTCCTTCCGCGACGTCGAGCAGGACGTACGTCAGTCGATACAGCGCGTGCGGACCTCGCCGTTCCTGCTGCACACGGACGACATCCGCGGATTCGTGTTCGACGTGAAGACGGGTCTGCTGCGGGAGATCGACCCTGCGTGA